Genomic DNA from Prunus persica cultivar Lovell chromosome G1, Prunus_persica_NCBIv2, whole genome shotgun sequence:
ACCCTTctaataaaattaagaaaaaaccaaacccGGTCCTGGCGGAAGAAGGGAGGATCTTTGGGACCTCGGGAAGGTTTTGTGTAGGTTCCAAGAGGCTGGGATGGGTTTGTGTAGGTTCCTCAACCTTACTTGGAGATGTTGTTTGGGTACTGTTGCAAATGTAGCTGCAATTGCTGAGTCGTTTTGGTGGGTTATTTGGGCTTTTGATATTTTCATGAATTGGTTAATTAAATTGGATCCTCAACAAactttttcttgtcaaatttcttcctAGATTTTGATTGCTTTAATGAATTGGGTGCTGATTTGGTTATTATGTGTTTCTTGTCAAATAAATAACCatattcaagttttttttttttttttttgccaaagttAGGATGGAGAATTTCTTACGCACACAAACACTACAAATATGCTATAGGTATACGAACCTGACACCACTAATTTGCAAGTTAAGATAATTTTCTACTAAACTACATCTCATTAACATATTGAAGCATAATTAATTCATAACAAACTAccaaatgaataaaaacataaatatacggattaaataatatagttatttttgttgttggcaaTGGCATAATATGTTAATTTTGGAACactaaaaattccaacaaccGATGATTCTTGGTGATAatctagaatattttatttgaataataaaccaccaaatgaataAAAGCATAAATTTAAGATTAAGGATggtgattttcccactccctTTTTGTCCACTTATactccattttatttttttaatagtttttactataacaaaaaatatagtgtaagtggagaaaagAGGAATGAAAAcatataatttttaacaaagagaatgtaaataaataaataaaaagtggaaaaatcaactcttaagattaaataataaagttgATCTTGAACCCCTAAAATTCCAACATGCCCAAAGAATATCTTATtccaatatgaaaaaaaaccattttccctttttcttatgATCATGATTATACGTCCCCATATCAGTTTAAAGATATCCccaacataaaaacaaaatgaaaacaagaaaaacaaaagcaaaaaggtAGATGAAATCCTTCTATATTATTATtggggagattcactattatactcaATATGGGgaccaaaattataaaaataccctatataaaatggactttagaaacacacccaaagcccatttacaacataacaaaaaagcttttaacttcttataaattacaaaactgccatcaatttcttaaaacaagcccaaccccaaaatctcataaaaatacccaaagcactcaatagggcatcaaagtaatttaataattaatattaaattcaataaggccagctatcattttttgggttttttttgggtttgtttataggaattcaattgtgtagggtttatttataatattagtgatagaaatgggtatatcactaaatatctcttattATTGATGGTCAGAATCAGCCAATCACTGTCAACGTTACATTTGCGATTGTCGTTTTGGTGTACAGCCTCTGCCCTAGTGCTTCACCGAACTTTCTAGTTAAATTTCCGTTCCATCTACTTTGCGTGAAGAGAATTTCAAAATCTCACCAGAGAAGAGAAGCCAAACTCAAATCAACCAAAAGCCATGGAAGAAGACACAATAGTCCTCTACGCAGCTCCAGGAATAGGGCACATAATCTCCATGGTTGAGCTAGGCAAGCTCATTCTCAATCGCTACACCGAAAAATTCTCCATCACTATTCTCTACACCTGCGGCAGCGTTGTGGATACTCCAAGCATCCCCGCCTACATCCACCGCATCTCCCTAGCCCATCCTTCCATCTCCTTCCGCCAATTCCCTCGcgttcaaaatgaaaatacatTATTAATTGGCCGCAGCGGCGCTGCCatattgttcgatttcatccGCCGGAATGATCCTCATGTCCGCCTTGCCCTCCAAGAGATCTCCAAATCTTCAGCCATTCGCGCTTTTATCATCGACGGCTTCTGCTCCTCTTCGCTGCCAATGGCGAAGGAACTCGGCATTCCCACCTACTACTTTTACACCTCTGGCGCTGCAGCTCTTGCGGCTTTTCTGTATTTCCCGAAAATCGGGGAACAAACCACCAAGAGCTTCAAGGATCTAACCGATACTGTTTTCGAGTTTCCCGGGTTTAAGTCTCCTCTCAAGGCCTCCCACATGCCTGAGCCAATGCTTGACCGAGACGACCCTGCGTATTGGGACATGCTCTACTTTTGCTCACACCTTCCCAAATCTAATGGGATCATAGTCAACACGTTCGAAGAGCTGGAGCCTCCTGCAGTCCTCAAAGCCATTTCTGGAGGTCTTTGTGTTCCTGATGCTCCCACTCCTCCCGTCTTCTACATTGGGCCATTGATTGCTGAAGAAAAACAATCTGGTGATGCCGCTGAGGGGGAAGTTTGTTTGTCATGGCTTGATAAACAGCCAAGTCGAAGCGTGGTGTTTCTCTGTTTTGGAAGCAGGGGATCATTCTCAGGGGCTCAATTGAAGGAGATGGCAGATGGGTTGGAGAAGAGTGGGCAGAGGTTTTTGTGGGTGGTGAAGAAGCCTCCCCTTGATGAGAAAACCAAGCAGGTCCATGGAGTTCATGACTTTGATTTGGAGGGTTTGCTGCCAGAAGGGTTCTTGGAGAGGACCAAAGATAGGGGCTTGGTGGTGAAGTCATGGGCTCCGCAGGTGGCGGTGTTGAAGAAGGAATCGGTGGGCGGGTTTGTGACGCATTGTGGCTGGAACTCGGTGCTTGAAGCAGTGATCGCCGGCGTGTCGATGGTGGCGTGGCCGCTCTACGCAGAGCAGCACATGAATAGGAGTGTTTTGGTGAAGGAAATGGAGATGGCGATTGCTGTGGAGCAGAGAGAGGAAGATGGGTTTGTATTTGGGGATGAATTGGAGAGAAGGGTTAGGGAGCTGATGGAGTCAGAAAAAGGGAGAGAGCTTAGAGAAAGGAGCCGGAAAATGGGAGAGATGGCTTTGGCTGCTTGGGGTGAGTCTGGTTCGTCCACTAGAAACTTGGTCAACTTTGTTAATAGCATTACACTAAGTTTCGGATTGCATAAGTAAATTACCAAGGGTGTACCTTCTCGTTGTTAACAAATTTTCACTGTATATATAATCATAATCTGAACCGTCATTTTCTTGTATGATTTGAACATGTTATGCAACTAACAAGACACTATTTTGCAAGAAAATTGATAATTTGTATCATGCTTTGCAAGGAGCTCTCGATCCCATCCAAGATTTGGCTGTGCCAAcgaaatatatgaaaaaaacaacaacaacaaccaaaaaaaaaaaaagttaacataAGGGATCACAAGCCTTTATATTTAGCCTTGGTATGCAGTATTTACATAATAAATACATTTAGAACACATCTTTTTTGGCCTTATTTTTTGCTATTGGTTTTGTCCTTCTTCATCCTTTTTTGAGGGCTCTTTTCATACTTGAGACTTGGAAAAAATaagtgatagtttaaattatacTACAAAGGGGATGAGAGTTTCTGCAGAGTTTCTGAATTCTTGCCTTATCAACACAGCTTAACACAAGGTCCACTCCACTGCCTTCTTTATTTGGGCGGAATGATTTATATATTACAACTATTGTCATTGTCAAGTAACATTTGAGTCTGGTTGTGGACAACTTGTAACATGATAATTCTCCATCTTCTCGTCATTGTAAATCCAGCAGGCTGGCTTGGCTTGTGTGCTCGTCGATTTCGAGATCAAAGTTAGGAATCAGAGGGGAAGAAGGAATGGGATGATTCCTGATTCGGataaactaaaaactgaaaaaaggaagaaagaaagttgtCTCACATTGATTAATTGCTCTCCGAGTAAGCTCCTTATAATTGTGAGTCTACCACATTAGTTTTCAAGAAACTGGATCCTAAACCCAGATAATGTTGGCCTATAGtgagaaataaaaaacactCTCTAACGTgtttaaattttgggaaataaaATATGACTTGTCTTGTGTTAAGTGATTAGATCTACTGGTTCAAATTAATCGAAATGATAATAAATGAAAGGAGCTTATATGCAAAGGCTCAGGATTCTTCAATATTCGAActcattgttttatttttaggagCCTCTATTTAGTATCCACGTATTTATCCGCATTTCACTTCATCTTAGTCCTTGTAATAATCAAACGACTTATAAGATGATACCTCAACTACCATAAaattagtttaattttaaCAGTCTAATAGTCCAATTTTACCCTTctaataaaattaagaaacaaaacaagaaacaaaacccGGTCCTGGCGGAAGAAGGGAGGATCTTTGGGACCTCAGGAAGGTTTGTGTAGGTTCCAAGAGGTTGGGATGGGTTTGTGTATGCTCCTCAACCTCACTTGGAGATGATGTTTTTGGTACTGTTGCAAATGTAGCTGCAAAAAGTACTGTTGCAATTGCTGAGTCGTTTTGGTGGGTGATTTGGGGTTTTGATATTTTCATGAATTGGTTAATTAAATGGATCCTCAACAAactttttcttgtcaaatttcttcctATATTTTGATTGCTTTATGAATTTGGTGCTGATTTGGTTATTATGTGTTTCTTGTCAAATAAATAACCATattcaagtattttttttttttggccaaaattaAGACGGGGAATTTCTCATACACACAAATACTACAAATGTGTCATGAGTGTTTGAACATGACACCACTAATTTACAAGTTAAGATAATTTTCTACTGAGCTATATCCCGTTGGCATATTGAAAcataattaatttacaacaaactaccaaattaataaaaacataaatatacggattaaataatatagttttttttttttgggttagaaTAATATGATAATTTTGGAACACTAAAAATTCCAATAACCGATGATTCTTGGTGATActctagaatattttatttgaaaaataaaccaccaaatgaataAAAGCATAAATTTAAGATTAAATAACAAGGCTAATTTTGAACCACTAACATTCCAACATGCCCAAAGAATATCTTattccaataaataaataaaaccattttccctttttcttatgATCATGATTATATGTCCCAATCTCAGTGTAAAGATAtccccaaaataaaaacgaaatgaaaacaagaaaaacaaaagcaaaaagaaagaagaaatccTTCTATTATTATTGATGGTCAGAATCAGCCAATCACTGTCAACGTCACAATTGCAATCGTCGTTTTGGTGTACAGCCTGAGCCTGTGCCCTCGTGCTTCACCTAACTTTCACGGAGTTGAATTTCCGTTCCACCTACTCTGCGTGTAGAGTATTTCAAAACCTCACCAGAAGAGAAGCCAAACACAAATCAACCAAAAGCCATGGAAGAAGACACAATAGTCCTCTACGCAGCTCCAGGAATGGGGCACATAATCTCCATGGTTGAGCTAGGCAAGCTCATTCTCAATCGCTACCCCAAAAAATTCTCCATCACTATTCTCTACACCTGCGGCAGCGTTGTGGATACTCCAAGCATCCCCGCCTACATCCACCGTATCTCCCTAGCCCATCCTTCCATGTCCTTCCGCCAATTCCCTCGcgttcaaaatgaaaatacatCATTAATTGGCCGCAGCGGCGCTGCCATAATGTTCGATTTCATCCGCCGGAATGATCCTCATGTCCGCCTTGCCCTCCTAGAGATCTCCAAATCTTCAGCCATTCGCGCTTTTATCATTGACATCTTCTGCTCCACTGCGCTGCCAATGGCGAAGGAACTCGGCATTCCCACCTACTACTTTTACACTTCCGGCGCTGCAGCTCTTGCGGCTTTTCTGTATTTCCCGAAAATCGGGGAACAAACCACCAAGAGCTTCAAGGATCTAACCGAGACTGTTTTCGAGTTTCCTGGGTTTAAGTCTCCTCTCAAGGCCTCCCACATGCCTGAGCCAATGCTTGACCGAGACGACCCTGCGTATTGGGACATGCTCTACTTTTGCTCACACCTTCCCAAATCTAATGGGATCATAGCCAACACGTTCGAAGAGCTGGAGCCTCCTGCAGTCCTCAAAGCCATTGCTGGAGGTCTTTGTGTTCCTGATGCTCCCACTCCTCCCGTCTTCTACATTGGGCCATTGATTGCTGAAGAAAAACAATCTGGTGATGCCGCTGAGGCGGAAGTTTGTTTGTCATGGCTTGATAAACAGCCAAGTCGAAGCGTGGTGTTCCTCTGTTTTGGAAGCAGGGGATCATTCGCAGGGGCTCAATTGAAGGAGATGGCAGATGGGTTGGAGAAGAGTGGGCAGAGGTTTTTGTGGGTGGTGAAGAAGCCTCCCCTTGATGAGAAAACCAAGCAGGTCCATGGAGTTCATGACTTTGATTTGGAGGGTTTGTTGCCAGAAGGGTTCTTGGAGAGGACCAAAGATAGGGGTTTGGTGGTGAAGTCATGGGCTCCGCAGGTGGCGGTGTTGAAGAAGGAATCGGTTGGCGGGTTTGTGACGCATTGTGGCTGGAACTCGGTTCTTGAAGCGGTGATCGCCGGCGTGTCGATGGTGGCGTGGCCGCTCTATGCAGAGCAGCACATGAATAGGAGTGTTTTGGTGAAGGAAATGGAGATGGCGATTGCTGTGGAGCAGAGAGAGGAAGATGGGTTTGTATTTGGGGATGAATTGGAGAGAAGGGTTAGGGAGCTGATGGAGTCGGAAAAAGGGAGAGAGCTTAGAGAAAGGAGCAGGAAAATGGGAGAGATGGCTTCGGCTGCTTGGGGTGAGTCTGGTTCGTCCACTAGAAACTTGGTCAACTTTGTTAATAGCATTACATAAGTTCCGGATTGCATAAGTAAATTACCAAGGGTGCACCTTCTCGTGGTTAACAAATTTTCACTGTATATATAATCATAATCTGAACCGTCATTTTCTTGTATGTAAAatatcaatgaaattggagatTGTATAGTTATCCAAATGCATCCAATTTTTTACAGATATCAACTATGCATTTTAATTGTTAACCATGTGAGTATTGTTGGAGTTATCAAATGCATCATTTGTTATGTGTGCTTGTTcctataataatttattttttttaacacctTGATATGATTTGAACATGTTATGCACCTAACAAGACACTATTTTGCAAGAAAATTGATAATTTGTACCATGCTTTGCAAGGAGCTCTCGATCCCATCCAAGATTTGGTTGTGCCAACAAAATGTATGAAAAATATACTGAATAAGTAGTCAACATAAGGGATCACGAGCCTTTATATTTAGCCTTGGTACACATTATTTACATAGATACAGCTTAACACAAGGTCCACTCCACTGCCTTCTTTATTTGGGCGGAatgatttatattttacaactATTGTCATTGTCAAGTAACATTTGACTCTGGTTGTGGACAACTTGTAACATGATAATTCTCCATCTTCTCATCATTGTAAATGCAGCAGGCTGGCTTGGCTTATGTGCTCGTCGATTTCGGGATCAAAGTTAGGAATCAGAGGGGAAGAAGGAATGGGATGATTCCTGATTCGgataaactaaaaactaaaaaaggaATAAAGAAAGTTGACATACATCGATTAATTGGGCTCCGAGTAAGCTCCTTATAATTGTGTGTCTACTGTATTAGTTTTCATGAAACTGGATCCTAAACTTGCATTGTGTTGAAGGATACacgagtcccacattgaaaacttaacaaaacagaaagtctcatataataaatggttccactcctaataacatcgagacattttgtataaaacccTACACCTGCTAAACAGATGGTTAAGTTAGGGACAATATCAATGTTGCTAATGGTGAGCCAAGATTTCGTCCCTCTGAAATCTTGAAAAGATATACCAGATTAAATCTGGAAAATTGAGATGGGTGACCACGAACATTGAGAGCACCAAAGTCCCCATTGCGGTGGTATTACTagacatttatatttttaagtccttttttcttttatatatatttttaatacaaacgatagtCTATTTTAATATCATCTAAACTACGGAAAGGGGGAATTCTAATTTGACTAAGCTCATATTTgcgccctttttttttcttagtataaaaaattataaggaTATGTGTGTGATTGATATCTTGATTCTTTATGTTTATTTACAAGGAATGAGAAAATCATTAatcgaaaaatataaaaatttaggAATAAGGAATCGAAATTGAAATCGGAATAGGGAACTCTCTCAAATGCTTTTCCTAGATGTACttgaattttaacaaaaattccgGCGTTCTCCTAACAGAAACACTTCTCATAAAAGAACTACTGAGAAATTGAgaattgaccccaaaaaaatagaGCTTAAACGGGTGGGTactcttaaaagaaaaattgtttcCTACACAGATAGTCCTAAACGGGTTCTCAATTCGGACCAAAAAACCGGGGTCCTCAATCATATTATTACCCCCCCCAACCCCACCTCTATTCTTCTTCGATCTTTCAAACTCGCACTCGCTCACTCGCACAGTTCAACACTTCCAGTTCGACAATTCCCACCCAAGACCAATCGTAGAGCCTTGCTTTGCTGATTTGCTTCCAAATTGTCAAAAGgtatttcttgtttcttttttgttctaaatttccccaaatttgataatttataaattttactCTGAACATAGCGGTATGAATCGAagacaattttttgttgttgctgttttAACCGAATCTTAACTGCTGTTCAAACATAATggtttgaaataaaataaatgtgagAGAGGGAGATTCAGTTAATGGGCTTGCTTGACAAGCTTTCAATGGAGTTATTGGGTTACCAATTTCATGgtctgagagagagaacaagcGGAATTTTGTGCTCGTAGGGCAGGAGAAAGGGTGAGTCAAAGAGAAaagattaattttttataagaatTTCCACTTACTAAATATGATCAGATCCGCATTTCGATTTGAATATTTGGTTCTGCTGTTTGaacataaatttaattttcatttcggTTTCAGTTAACAATGCTGGTCAGGATTCTATCAAAATTTGGATTATAATTAGATTTGATCATACTCGCATTTTACCAATTCGAAAAACGTCAATCTTGGATAAAACCTGCAAGTTATAAGTAGGCCTTCCTTGCTGTGGTATTTGGTGTTGGCTGTTGGTTGTTTTGCACAAGTTATATTGTTGGCTATTTTGCACAAGTTATATCGTTGGCTGTAAGTTATAGTGTTGGCTACTTTCCTCATTTTTGTTCTAGTTTGTATGCTAATTGCTTTATTTAGCACCTCTATTACTTTACTGCTCTGTGCAGGCTAATAACTGCTATTGTCCTTCGTTTTAGTAAAGGGAGCTGATTACTGGTTATCTCACAGTTAAGAGTTCTATAGCTCACATGATAGACGCATGCAGGTGTCCAGATtcttgagaaaagaaaaaggtaatGTTTAGCTTGGTGGTGTAGCCCACCCCAAAGAACAATGGCCTTTCCTAGAACCCAAAAGTCCAAACCAGGACCCGGTTCCCCAATCATCTTCCTTGTCATCTGCATAGCCACCATTGCACTCCTCTTTCTCGTTTCCTCTCTCATTTCCACTAGTGAGTTCTCTTTATCCTCTCTGAAAACCCTCGAAAGCAGACTCAAAGTAAAGAATATAAACCAGAACCACCAAACTGGCCACGAGAAGTACCTCTACTGGGGTGACAGAATTGATTGCCCTGGAAAGCACTGCGAGTCCTGTGCGGGTCTGGGCCACCAGGAGTCCAGCCTCAGGTGTGCTCTGGAAGAGGCTATGTTCCTTCAGAGGTACGttctttgagttttttttttcttctgatttCTGTTTTCGGAGTTTATGTCGTGATTGGTTGCCGAGCAAATGTGGACAAAAGAGAATTGTGGAAGAATTCAGATTTGATATCATAGGGACCAGTTAAATGGGTTTTGAAATGACCCAACTGTCATGTAACTTCTAGGTTTCCTTCATAAACTGGAAAGTTTGTCACGTTATAGATTTGCTCACCCACGATGAACTTAGTGTGATTGCAAGCTATGCCTTTGTGGTTTGATAGATTTAGTTGCCTTGTTTTCTATATCAGGGAGTTCTGGATTTCTTGTTATGAACTGCAATGGAGTAAATTTTATATAATCTTGTTTAGTAATTTACTGCTGCTGTTTGCAGAACTTTTGTAATGCCTTCAAGAATGTGTATTAACCCAATACACAATAATAATGAGATCCTTCATCACTCACATAGTGCAATTTCAGAAGAAAGGTAAGTTTGTACTTCTTAATTTggtttcaagagaatgctttTTGGCTGTAGGATAGTTTTACTGCTACGTGTTAGCAAAACTATGCCAACTTCCCTACTTTATATCCTATTTGTTTATACATTTTTGTTGATCAGAATGTGCATTTTATACAAAATGAACTTCCTTTCATTTGTTAGGTGGACAGCAAACTCCTGTTCCATGGACTCGTTGTATGATATAGACCTCATATCAGGCACTGTACCAGTAATTTTGGACAATTCAAAAATGTGGTATCGAGTGGTGGCAACAAGTATGAAGTTGGGAGGTAGAGGAGCTGCCCATGTGGAAGGAGGTACTCGTGTTGATCTCAGGGAGAACAGTAGTTTCTCAAATCTTTTACTCATAAACAGAACTGCAAGCCCTCTTGCATGGTAAATttctatttcattttcttttgttgttaaaAGCTTTAAGATTGGCTTCTTTGGGATGGTAAAACCTACTTGTTTGTTTCAAGGTGTGGTTTCACTCGACTTGGAGATAATAGTTGTGCATgtatttttgaaagaaattaaatt
This window encodes:
- the LOC18789439 gene encoding UDP-glycosyltransferase 88F5; protein product: MEEDTIVLYAAPGIGHIISMVELGKLILNRYTEKFSITILYTCGSVVDTPSIPAYIHRISLAHPSISFRQFPRVQNENTLLIGRSGAAILFDFIRRNDPHVRLALQEISKSSAIRAFIIDGFCSSSLPMAKELGIPTYYFYTSGAAALAAFLYFPKIGEQTTKSFKDLTDTVFEFPGFKSPLKASHMPEPMLDRDDPAYWDMLYFCSHLPKSNGIIVNTFEELEPPAVLKAISGGLCVPDAPTPPVFYIGPLIAEEKQSGDAAEGEVCLSWLDKQPSRSVVFLCFGSRGSFSGAQLKEMADGLEKSGQRFLWVVKKPPLDEKTKQVHGVHDFDLEGLLPEGFLERTKDRGLVVKSWAPQVAVLKKESVGGFVTHCGWNSVLEAVIAGVSMVAWPLYAEQHMNRSVLVKEMEMAIAVEQREEDGFVFGDELERRVRELMESEKGRELRERSRKMGEMALAAWGESGSSTRNLVNFVNSITLSFGLHK
- the LOC18789262 gene encoding UDP-glycosyltransferase 88F5 → MEEDTIVLYAAPGMGHIISMVELGKLILNRYPKKFSITILYTCGSVVDTPSIPAYIHRISLAHPSMSFRQFPRVQNENTSLIGRSGAAIMFDFIRRNDPHVRLALLEISKSSAIRAFIIDIFCSTALPMAKELGIPTYYFYTSGAAALAAFLYFPKIGEQTTKSFKDLTETVFEFPGFKSPLKASHMPEPMLDRDDPAYWDMLYFCSHLPKSNGIIANTFEELEPPAVLKAIAGGLCVPDAPTPPVFYIGPLIAEEKQSGDAAEAEVCLSWLDKQPSRSVVFLCFGSRGSFAGAQLKEMADGLEKSGQRFLWVVKKPPLDEKTKQVHGVHDFDLEGLLPEGFLERTKDRGLVVKSWAPQVAVLKKESVGGFVTHCGWNSVLEAVIAGVSMVAWPLYAEQHMNRSVLVKEMEMAIAVEQREEDGFVFGDELERRVRELMESEKGRELRERSRKMGEMASAAWGESGSSTRNLVNFVNSIT
- the LOC18793905 gene encoding uncharacterized protein LOC18793905 — its product is MAFPRTQKSKPGPGSPIIFLVICIATIALLFLVSSLISTSEFSLSSLKTLESRLKVKNINQNHQTGHEKYLYWGDRIDCPGKHCESCAGLGHQESSLRCALEEAMFLQRTFVMPSRMCINPIHNNNEILHHSHSAISEERWTANSCSMDSLYDIDLISGTVPVILDNSKMWYRVVATSMKLGGRGAAHVEGGTRVDLRENSSFSNLLLINRTASPLAWFMECKDRKNRSAIILPYTFLPSMAAKKLRNAADKIKALLGDYDAIHVRRGDIIKTRKDRFGVNRTLHPHVDRDTHPEFILRRIEKWVPSGRTLFIASNERTPGFFSPLSVRYKLAYSSNYSHILEPLIENNYQLFMIERIIMMGAKTFINTFKEGDTGLSLTDDPKKNTKLWQIPVYSFDEEGS